In Plectropomus leopardus isolate mb chromosome 21, YSFRI_Pleo_2.0, whole genome shotgun sequence, the DNA window ATGTTCTGCTTTTATTCtcatgaaaaaggaaaaaaatgaagtgtaATGGCTACAAACTTGTTCTGTGTACTGATAACTGCACACCTCTTTGTATTATGCAATgaattaactgaacattttgtaaaacttttatacaaataaatatatgaaagtCCATGATGCATGTGGTCAGAGAGGACAAGACAACAATTGAATCATATAAACAAGGTGTTATATTTCATCCTCAAATAtacatttcctttcctttctttttttacaaaatgacatgaaCAGTAAATGACAAATGCTCACAGGCTGCTCCTGGAGTAGAACATCAGCATCTTCACTCGATCAGGATGCCTGAGGTTTCTGGAGCAACGCCATACTGAGCTTTCCCACCATCAGAAGActgaaacaagacaaaaaaaagtaaatatcatTCCTGTTTTTGACTTTTAGCTAAAGGGGGTAGAGATTTTGAGTCACTTAAAGGTCCTATATCATGAATAGTcatacttacatgtttttttctttaattataaAGCATGGGTAAGTGCCATATAAATATTTCGAAGGGATCAAAATGCTCAATCCAAAGAGAAAagcacagtctgtattcagaaactgtgcctttaaatgagCCGTCAGGACTTCAAGggagttgtgatgtcacaactatactACGTAAAGGCTGAAACTGACGCTACACTGCTGGAACAGTCATTCCTTAAACAGCAATGACAgtgcagagatgcagagagcACAGATGTGAAAGACACAGATGCATTGACCAATCAAAgcactttgtttcttttttgggtaagaggcttaaagagacaggtgctgaAATGGAGATGTCAAACAGAGGatgaatacaggtatattcaaGCACACAGTATGAgaaacacatatacatacatagtGATAACTACCACACCCTGTTGCGGTCATATTGCAAGAGATCCTCGTTACTTTAACTTGAATGTGTTCAAGCATTCATAAATATCAATTGAGTCATACGACTGATATGATATAGATACCTTGCTCCAGCCATAAGTCCAGCTGGCATGAACTTCCTGGATCCGTAGAACCTCTTTCCCATGATGCCAGTCAGAGCTCCTGATGTAGCTGAAAGACATGATGTGGGTGGGGAATGAAGAATCAGGATTCATCACCACCATGAAGACACATTCAGAAACTCTTCCCCTAGATGACCCCAATGCACAccaaatacagtatatacttAGTATACTAACCGAGAGAAACCCAAATATTATTGGGATCATTGGAGATCTGGTAGGCGCCAAAACCCGCGAGGCCACCAAAGAGAGCGCCAGCAGCAAGAGAGGGGACGCTGCCTGAAAGACGCAAAACCCAGCAGGTCAACACCTGCGCCTGATATCCACGAGACTGAGGAGCATGCACAGACTAGAGTGTAATGAGagtgacatgtttttgtttttaagtgcatggatacacacagagcaaaaaaaaaatcaaaaacgtTTTTAATCTTGCTCCTATTTTTCCACaggtttaattaaaaatcaaagaCTTTTTATGCATTCAATAGGTATAGTCCTCTCAAAATTTGGTCAGAAAATTCTCGACTATAAGACATGTCGTTTTCGTtgatttggcagtacatccaatcAGCCTCACAACTACAGACCACATGAAATGCTTTTTAATCACCTCATCTTGAAATACAGGTTATTATCCTCAATCTACTAcctactttaactttttttaatggtggTGAATGTAATAGTAAACTTAAGGGATGCAGTGAcgtaaaagaaatgtttaaaagtcaGTTAAACAAACAAGTTAACACCACAGCAAATATTAGTAGATCCTCAAAACACTAGGCTAATGCTTTTCTATTAAGGACTTTAAAAGCGTATAATTCCACCTCTTTTCACATCTAAAACAACACATACCTGCTTTCACATAACCAACGACTCCCCCGGATGCAATCAGGGCTGCGTATCCATATCCCACCCAGTCCACAGACATGTTGGACACCTGCAGGAGACACAGCCTGTGAGTGAGCCAACAACCTCAGTGTCAGCAGTAACTTTTCAGTGCAGAAGACTGGCTGCTGCTAACCTAATATTACTTACATATGCTAAAATACCAAAAGGACTGTCTGAGCTCTGTAACACAGAGCTGTTATAGAAAAGCAGCTGCGGCAGCACAACATTCAGAAACATTGTGGCGTCTGACATATTTTTTCCCGCTGTCACACAACAgcgtttgtctgtttttgattaAAACTCGTTACTTTGTgattacagattacagattatgtgtgtgtctggcgTATTAGATAAGGCTAACTGCTGCACAGCAGCCTTAGCTCGCgcaacagcaacacaaactaGCATCGTTGTTATTATTAGGACACACATGCAGGGCTCACACAAAAGctttctaaatataaaaaacattgtttataCGCCAATTAGAGCTTTAGACACCAGCGAAtgacaaatgtgaaaacatgaaacgCAAATATAGCTGAATACAACCTTGCTCTTTCAGTTTGTCCTCTGTCTCAAACAACGGCAGCCTGTTCTCCGCCGAGCACAAATTAGTGGTGCACATAACAAGGGGCAGGGTGCctgatgggaaatgtaggcCATAGCGCTTGGGAGGCAGGTGCTGCGTTCATGACAGGCGTAATTcctataataataaataataataataataaataatataataataataataataataataataataataataataataataataataataataataataataataataataataataataacaacaacaacaacaacaacaacaacaacaataagaataataagaataataataaaaaagtcaatcatgcaaaaataaaatgcccaCATATACTGTTTTTCGTCTGTCTTAGATTGTTCATATTTCcctataattcattttttaaaagttgatgaAACATATTCTTGGCCTAATCACTCACATAATTCTAGTTTCTcaattctctattttttttaaaaaacccacagtgTTCGAACACATCATTTGCCATAAGCActctttaacaaatatttttttttacattaaaataacttaTATTTGGTtatcatttaaatataacttaaagATACATTTCACTCCCTAAAGTTATCTTTATCACATCATCTGCTAACTTCAGATTAAAAACATAACGAGGAAATTTAACTCAATTTAGTAAGGACCCCAGTAATCCAGGACCGTTGATGGTCCCCAGACACCAGAATGGGaactggatttatttttgtgaccACAAGATGGCACCACAGGATTTAGAttaattttaatcttttaaaccATACTCCAACATCCCCAAGCTGCaacttggttttttttggggttttttttcttggcatatatatgtttttttacagtctggtaAAAACTCCTTCACAGTGGCAGGACGAAACGCACACGATCTCAACTTTCACTTAATCggaatgtgtgttttcagtacTGGAGCAGTGTTGGTTGATAACCGTGAAAATGGGCCGTTTTGAACGTGTGATTAAAGTTCATGAAGAAGGACAGGTGGGAACGGGTCAAAAAAGAGGGCTTAAGAAAGCCTGATGATTGTTGGTAACGTGATAAAACAAACCTGACATTTGCCTAAATTTTGACCCTTGgccatattttatatttcactgatttacacattttccctttgaccacctgttttttttcctgtttgttttggggggtttttttctcGTTTTTGACTGGCATCGGTTTGGCAGTTTACTTACTGGAATGCTCACTGCGCACACATTCTCATTTGGTTTCAATTACCTTCAATATTGTGTTAAATCCACGGGCGGCGCGTCCTCGCTCCTCTCCCGAAGCAAGGTGGCGCTAGAATACAATTTATCTTCCATATGAAGCAGcgttttcatacacacacacagtgagccTGAAAGCTTCACACTGAACAGACATCAATCTCACGGAGCTACATGGGGCTTGAGAACTGGTGACGGGAAAGTTACTGTCCTCAGCAGTCAGGCGCGTCCAGCTGGACCACGTCTGCAGCCAAAATACTACAAATCAAGCTGACTATCTTGTCTAAGATAAATGTCCAACTTCTCCATAACT includes these proteins:
- the tmem14ca gene encoding transmembrane protein 14C, encoding MSVDWVGYGYAALIASGGVVGYVKAGSVPSLAAGALFGGLAGFGAYQISNDPNNIWVSLATSGALTGIMGKRFYGSRKFMPAGLMAGASLLMVGKLSMALLQKPQAS